In one Lolium rigidum isolate FL_2022 chromosome 3, APGP_CSIRO_Lrig_0.1, whole genome shotgun sequence genomic region, the following are encoded:
- the LOC124695194 gene encoding probable signal recognition particle 43 kDa protein, chloroplastic, whose translation MEAVLRHPSLSRLKPPNPNAHRTSSISVTIPRRPRVPKRRLAAAALFQDQNPRTAEASKGGDEEDDEGYGEVDRIVSSRTVKSAVFAEDGSATTVTATEYLVEWKDGHEPTWIQAEAIAADVVAEYETPWWEAAKKADADALGALLADEALRRDPDAEDAQGRTAMHFAAGLGSEECLRALAEAGADVGHAERAGGGLTPLHIAAGYGRATGVRALLELGADAEAPDGKGRTPLELVQEVLAATPKGVPAAFERRQALEAAGKELEKAVYEWGEVEKVVDGRGEGKWREYLVEWRDGGDREWVKAPWVAEDLVKDFEDGLEYGVVEAIVDRRPAAGGEWEYLVKWVDIEEATWEPAENVDADLVQEFDRQQSETGGAAPPAETIAG comes from the coding sequence ATGGAGGCCGTCCTACGACACCCGTCCCTTTCCCGCCTCAAACCCCCAAACCCCAACGCTCACAGAACCAGTTCCATCTCCGTCACCATCCCTCGTCGTCCTCGCGTCCCCAagcgccgcctcgccgccgccgcgctgttCCAGGACCAGAACCCAAGAACCGCGGAAGCAAGCAAAGGAGGCGATGAAGAAGACGACGAGGGGTACGGGGAGGTGGACCGCATAGTCTCCAGCCGCACCGTCAAGAGCGCCGTGTTCGCGGAGGACGGctcggccaccaccgtcaccgccacggaGTACCTCGTGGAGTGGAAGGACGGGCACGAGCCGACCTGGATCCAGGCGGAGGCGATAGCGGCGGACGTGGTGGCGGAGTACGAGACGCCGTGGTGGGAGGCCGCCAAGAAGGCCGACGCGGACGCGCTGGGCGCGCTGCTGGCCGACGAGGCGCTGCGGcgggacccggacgcggaggacGCGCAGGGGCGCACGGCGATGCACTTCGCGGCGGGCCTCGGGTCCGAGGAGTGCCTGCGCGCGCTCGCCGAGGCGGGAGCGGACGTGGGCCATGCGGAGCGCGCCGGCGGCGGGCTGACGCCGCTGCACATCGCGGCGGGGTACGGCCGCGCGACGGGCGTGCGCGCGCTGCTGGAGCTGGGCGCCGACGCGGAGGCGCCCGACGGGAAGGGCCGGACGCCGCTGGAGCTGGTCCAGGAGGTGCTGGCCGCGACGCCCAAGGGCGTCCCGGCGGCGTTCGAGCGGCGGCAGGCGCTggaggcggcggggaaggagctgGAGAAGGCCGTGTACGAGTGGGGCGAGGTGGAGAAGGTGGTGGACGGGCGCGGCGAGGGCAAGTGGAGGGAGTACCTGGTGGAGTGGCGCGACGGCGGCGACAGGGAGTGGGTGAAGGCGCCGTGGGTGGCGGAGGACCTCGTGAAGGACTTCGAGGACGGCCTGGAGTACGGCGTCGTCGAGGCCATCGTGGACAGAaggccggcggcgggcggcgaatGGGAGTACCTCGTCAAGTGGGTGGACATCGAGGAGGCGACGTGGGAGCCCGCGGAGAACGTGGACGCTGACCTCGTGCAGGAGTTCGATCGGCAGCAGTCGGAGACTGGtggcgccgcgccgccggcggAGACGATTGCCGGGTGA